A stretch of DNA from Brachyspira pilosicoli:
AAGTTGATAGTGCATTTAGAAAATATAAAAAATTAAAAATTTAAAGTATATACTATTCATGTTCTAATAGCTTTTTGTAAGAAGCTTCTATTGCAAAAGCTCCAAGCGGTGCTGTTATTAGTATTGCAAGTACTGCTATTACAAGTATAATCTCTCCTGAGGCAAAACCTAATGATAAAGGAATAGAGCCTATTGCAGCCTGCACTGTTGCTTTAGGGCAATATGCTATCATAGAAAATATGCGTTCTTTTTTATTGAGTTTGGTTTTTATTAATGATACAAGAACCCCTAACATTCTAAATATTAAAACAGCAAATATTAATATTATTCCTAAAACTCCAGCATTAAAAGCATAATTAATATTTACGGCAGCACCCACTAACACAAAAAGAATAATTTCAGCAGCTACCCAAAGTTTTGAGTATTTTAAAGAAAGCCTTTTTGATAATTCTTCTTTTGATTTTTTAAGATATGCCCCTATACTCATAACTGCTAAAAGTCCAGATATCCCTATAACTCCTCCAAATAAATTAGATATTGAAGTTTCTATGCTTACAAGTATAAAAGATATGCTTAATATTATCACTACTTTAGCACTATCTCTTATATGGAATTTAGTAAAAAATTTTGATAATATAAAACCTATAATCACACCTAATAAAAGCCCAAATATTATAGAAGTAGGTATTTTTACAAAATCAAGGTAAGAAATATTTCCTCCCTTAACAAGCGAAGTAAAAGATGTAAATAACACTATTACAAATATATCATCAACAGAAGCACCAGCCATTAATAATTGAGGTATGCTTTTGTTAGTGCCGTATTTTTCATCTATAAGTTTAAGCATCTTTGGCACAAGCACAGCAGGAGATACAGCAGCTACAACAGAACCCATTAAAGCAGCATCTAATAAACTGATATCAAAAAGTTTTGGAGCTATTAAAATCATTCCTATTATTTCAAAACTTGCAGGCACAAAGCACATTAATATTGCAGGACGCCCTACTCTCTTTAAGTCTTCTATATCGAGGTTAAGCCCAGCACGAGTAAGTATTATAATAAGTGCCAATTCTCTTAAATCTGCTGATATTGAAAGTATTGAATTGTCAAGCAAATTAAGGCAATAAGGTCCTAATATTATACCTGTTATAATTAGTCCTAAAAGTGATGGGAGTTTTAAAAGCGAGAATATTTTTCCAAGTATCATTCCGCATAAAAATATCAATGCCAAACTGAGAAGCATAATTGCATAATCCTTTTTTATTAGTATTTGATTTTTTATTATGATATAAATTGTAGAAATATAAAAAGCTATTATCTGCAAAAATCATAAATCACTTAAATTAAGTATTAAAAAATAATTTAAGTTTATAAAAAATCATAAATTTGCAGAAGTCATCAGCTTTTATATTTT
This window harbors:
- a CDS encoding cation:proton antiporter: MLLSLALIFLCGMILGKIFSLLKLPSLLGLIITGIILGPYCLNLLDNSILSISADLRELALIIILTRAGLNLDIEDLKRVGRPAILMCFVPASFEIIGMILIAPKLFDISLLDAALMGSVVAAVSPAVLVPKMLKLIDEKYGTNKSIPQLLMAGASVDDIFVIVLFTSFTSLVKGGNISYLDFVKIPTSIIFGLLLGVIIGFILSKFFTKFHIRDSAKVVIILSISFILVSIETSISNLFGGVIGISGLLAVMSIGAYLKKSKEELSKRLSLKYSKLWVAAEIILFVLVGAAVNINYAFNAGVLGIILIFAVLIFRMLGVLVSLIKTKLNKKERIFSMIAYCPKATVQAAIGSIPLSLGFASGEIILVIAVLAILITAPLGAFAIEASYKKLLEHE